The DNA sequence AATGTGTGGACCAAATTTTACAGCAaaccatccaatagttgttgagatatttcattgAAGAACTAAAaagtcaacctcatggtggcgctagaggaaaactAAGAGGCTCACCAGGTAGGGTTCTGTCACTGGAGACCACAAATGTCTGTACAAACTTTTATAGAAATCCATCCTAAAGTTGTTGAGAAATTTcggtctggaccaaagtggtgggccAACTTGCCAACAAAACAATCCAGCATCGCCATCCCCAGAGCCAGGCCACTAGCTCggcaaaaaaaattaataatccATGAACCATAAATCATAAAGAGTGACTGTTTGTATGTGGATGTTCACCTGCGTTATTTTCAGATGTTAATTTTTCCACTGAGTTGTGGTCTTTAATGTCAATGTGCTGTCATTGTCTCACAGGTGAAATGGAGGCCACAGACGTGGTATAAGGCAATTCCGAGGGCCTCGGAATGAGGTAGTTGTGGTCATCCCTCAGTCAACACTGAATGTGTTACTCCTTTGTTACTGCAGACATTGACATAAACCCAACCTCCCAGCGAGGGGGTCATCGACACATCAGAGGTACATATGGGTACATAAACAAAGATCATCTGGGTAAATCCAATCCATCCATTTGTCCTGATGATTTGTGGGTTATCCTGAAcccacatcttcagctgtggCACGGTAAATGTATATTTCAGGGTCCATAAAGTTGGAGAGATTTTAGTTGTTGGCCCTTATCTCTCCTTGAATTATTTCGACAATGTGTGTGATGTCCAAATTCTGTGTTAGTGTCATCAACAGCATTTCGTCATTCTGAATCCCCTCCATGAACTCTTCATAGGAAAGTTcacctggaaaacacacacacacacacacgcacacacacacacacacacacacacacacacacacacacacacacacacacacacacacacacacacacacacacacacacactaaacttaaatatttaaatgctgGTGGTAACATAGATTCATATTTAGTAAATAAGTTGCCAAGGTTAGgatatttagcttttttttcatCTACCCCCTTAACCCAGTGGGTGCCCCCCAGTACCTGACTGGAGGTTTCACCCTTGGGTCTTACCATCTCCATTGATGTCAATCTTGTCAAACACCATGTTGGCAAAGTCCTCTGCTGATATCTCGCAAGGAACTCCACTGATTGCACGGATGGACTAAACATAACACAAAGAGACGAGATCATGTTAAAAACTGACATGTATTGTTGCTTACATTTCTTCAACCAATAGATGTCAGCTAAGTTCCAGCTGTTTGCCTGTATGTGCACCTTGTATTACAGACAGAATGTGGGTGGGATCTCTGTGCCTTGTATCTCATTCAGGCCCGAGTGGTCTGAGCAGGTTGTTTCAGGACAGTACTTGGGATTTCCTTTGGTTCGTCACTAAGCCAGCATACGTTAAGCTTTAACATGAAGGCTTATGTGTACCTTAATTATCTGAAGCAGCTCCTCACGGTCGATGCAGCCACTCCTATCTATATCATACAGTTTAAAGTACCAGCGGAGCTTCTGCTTCACTCCTCCCTTTAGCACCAGGCTCAGAGCGGCTACATACTCTATGAAGTCAATGAAGCCATCCTACAAAAGAAAGGGAAACCATGAACATTGTCATTAGCAGAGCAATAAAGCTTTGTATACACCTGTGGCATTAAAGTCTGTGCAAAAAACTGGCACATTGTGGAGTGAAGGCCTGTTGCCCACccattttataatttatttaaatgtaatacttTGCTTCACTCCCAAAAAATGATCTAATAATAATACAGCCATAACTACTGAATAAACACTTTTATTGAAAACTTTATTGGAaattcataatttattcataGCGTTTTAATTGACATGACATAGATTTAGTTGCTGGAATTAAagtacatacaaacaaataaacacgtTTTTTATCTTAGTCGTTCTCTgatgaggatgaagaagaaTATAATTCTTATTTTTGGTAGTATTAGCAGATTATCAGTATAATTGATAGCCTATATTATGAGTATGACTTGGATTATTCCAAGTACTACCTGCAAATAGAAAATTATTAATGTAAACCTTCTACATCTTTTTGTGCAAAGTATAGAgtttaaaaacatttcactgTCAATGCTATTCAGGAAAGATGAAAATAAACTGATTAGTACAAGTAGAGATTCACTTTTACTGATATAGTAACATTAACATGAATATGTTACCCTGCCAGAAGATTATAAATGAACTTACATTATTCATATCAAACGTTGTAAACATGGTCATAACGTAGGCATTTGAAGTGTCCGACAGATTCCTCAGGCCAAAGATCTGCTTAAATTCGTAAAAGGTGAGAAGTCCAGAAGGGCACTCGGTCATGAATTTTCTATACCACTGGTGACTCTCACAAGTTTGTAGTTCCTTCACAGTCGCACCAGGTATGTTCCCCATgtctgtttttcaaaataaagatgTACAAAATCCTATAAAAACACTAACCAGAATGTACTGCATCTACCCAGCGTCCAGGCATGGCCAGTATGCAGACTAAAAAGAAGCAGCAggattcagtgtgtgtgtgtgtgtgtgtgtgtgtgtgtgtgtgtgtgtgtgtgtgtgtgtgtgtgtgtgtgtgtgtgtgtatgtgtatgtgtatgtgtatgtgtatgtgtatgtgtatgtgtatgtgtgtgtgtaagccaatcatctctctgtgtgtctgagtgaaAGGCTCAGAAGTTGTAATCTACTTTGCTTGCCAGCAAAGACTTAACTAATGAAAGAGACCTGTAGTGTAAAAAAAATCCTTGTGTAAGCATCAGCTACCCAAAAACAAAGAtttcattttataaatgaaacatcAATAATTACTGCTCATGTAAGCATTATTGTGCTTAATGAACTCTGCGCCATACATGGccttatattattataatgtgTTCACCTAACCAAAAACTCCTCAAATGACCAAATCTTTCTCCCTTAAATTAGTTTGTAAAAGAAATGTCTCTCCTTAGCACTTATGTTGGTTGTGAGTGGACAGCAGTAAGCCTACTAAGCAGAAAACGTTTTCTGTAACTGTGAATGCATTTTAATATGTTGCTGTTTTTACTTGCCAGGTCAGGGATGCTGGTATTGTTTTTACcttgtgagtatgtgtgtgtgtgtgtgtgtgtgtgtattatcaGTGTGGTCCTGTAGAGACCTAGTGCAAGGTGGTGTGATCCCATTGCAAGATGGTCTCTAGTTTTATGCTTATTTTTGTTACCTGCACGTTTTGTATTTATGTGTACATGCTGGGATAGTATATACTAAGGAATTTTTTGtacttgattatattttgttctATTCTGTTTTTTCATAAACAAGattctacagccatgctagcgatGACAGATTTTGTTACAGCAAGTTAAAGGATCAGTTCACAGATAAATCAGATAAGCACGTAGGCTCACACAGACCTCACTGTGAACAGTTTTCATTGGAGCTACTctactgaaaaataaaaattaaggaGGCTTCAGCTAACAGATATGTTATGCTGAAACACACTGCAGCTGTCATCTTAGCAACTGCACACATTCTTCCACACAATATATTTGGTGACAATATAATCTTCAGTTTCATTTCCAACTGATCTATATCTTATCACAATGGAATGCAAAGTATTTATGGTCTTCCTATTTCGGTCTTCATatccttttacttaagtatcTGCAAATACATAATGTCAGCCTAGACTAGAATTACAAACAAAGGGGACAAAAGCAGgaattgatatatatatatagcactgTCTGCCATCAGGACACTGCCATTTACAGCCATGTTTCattaaatcataacattttaactGTGTAAAGTAGCTTTATTAGCAATTAAAGGACATAAAAAAAGAGTGCCGCCATTGTGCCTTCTTCACTGAATGAGCATATTGTGGCAATACATAACAGAATAAATGCCTGAATAATTAAATGAATGGCCCAAAGAACTTATGATGCACAGAACTGCTAAATCCCACACTGAAGTATAGATAAAGCATGCCGACACATTCTTCACATTTCAGTCAGCATCAGTTGGCCTTTGCGTTGGCATGATGAATTTTCACTGAGGACAGAGGAACTGGATGGACCGGTCTGGTTTGTCTCCACAACTGAAGTTTAGGTGTGACTGACAGACGTGCCAGAAAAACTGTGACTGTAGGAAAAAAAGTATGAGTGACTGGCTCTCTGGACAGCTTGAATATTTTAAAACCCACTATTATGTAATTAACAGCACAGGGCCAAAACTGCTCTTACTTAAATTTACTTCACTAATCACAGATTATTGCACTCAttaaatggatatttaaatgtgaTTATTTGTCATGCTGTATTTTATATCAACATGATCAAGGAAATAGATCAATTGTCCTTATTGAATTATTTATGTGTTACCAGATTCATGGATCTGTACAAACCAGCGGTGTAAGAAGTTTTCAAATCTTTGACGTAAGTAAAAGTAGTGATACCGCAAAGTATAATTAATGACTGTTTCTTTAAGTGATACAATGTTCTTATTTAACCATTTGTACTGAGCGAGATAAACAGTGGATGCATGGTCGTCTTATCAAACGtctgacaaaaacaaattaactcaaggtccacttactattTGTTTTAGGATCTTTAAACAGAATCAGCGGTTCAgttttatatacatataaaagtgtattgatctCAAGGTATTTAGACCAAAGTAATGGGATTTTTGATTTCATCAGATCATCACATTTTCTTCCTGAATATTTCACATATAAGTTTTAGGTAGActattaaatataatgtttaaTGTACTATATACCAATATATATGATACAGTAcacaatatatatgtatacatagcCTATATAAGTAATTAGTAACTGCAGCTCCAAAATACAAGATGTGAAGTAAAATCTATGAttttttccctctgaaatgtagttgaGTTGAAGTATTAAGTACCAaaacattgaattaaattaattataaagtaaaaatactctAGGTTATACAAACatcatacttgagtaaatgtactacgTTATTGTCCACCACTGGTATTATCTTTGTGTAACTGGTGAAGAAACAAAGATCTTCGTTTAGCTCAGGTGTACAGTTGGTGTAGGTTTGCTGTCAGGGGTCAGCACACTCTGAGCTTTAGAGGAATCTTCATAATCTTTAGCTTTTACCGTCATCTTTACAATTATCCTGCTTACATAGGCCACATGCTTCTAGCCTCGTGTGactgtcctgatctcgcgagctccagttttccactcgcagatatgccgagcaaatgcgaagcaatccatctggcggagtcaggttaacatGCTTCACCATCCATAGGTAAATAATGCCACAGAGTTAATACCTGAGTGATGCCACAGATTTATAATACAGATTAAAATGTGGATTCATAATAAAAACGTAATGTTTCAACCATGATTAATGAATAACTGATAACCGAGCAAACACCCAGAGGGATAAATAACATGGCACTAACTGATTTATTAAGGTTTCTGACAAACACTAAATTTCTGACCAAATGTTGTTCCACGGTCAAATTGGGGGATCATGCTTTTACTGTTTTCCCCCTCACTATCAAAGctagctgcgctgcattttaaaatactttataggctggtatttattttttattttatttttttataacaatTGCTCTTATGGATTTATgttgttctttttattttgtttcacaaATCCATGTGTGGCCATTTCCtgattttgttgttgcatttcaTGGTATTTTATGTGCACCTAGTGGGATGGAAGTACTCAGATCAGAtcattaaagtaaaataaaagaagcaataccacactataaaaaaatacttaaagtCTCAAAAGTAAAAATATGCATTACATGTAAGCATTGGtaatgttgtagctggttgA is a window from the Perca flavescens isolate YP-PL-M2 chromosome 4, PFLA_1.0, whole genome shotgun sequence genome containing:
- the guca1ab.2 gene encoding guanylyl cyclase-activating protein 1; translation: MGNIPGATVKELQTCESHQWYRKFMTECPSGLLTFYEFKQIFGLRNLSDTSNAYVMTMFTTFDMNNDGFIDFIEYVAALSLVLKGGVKQKLRWYFKLYDIDRSGCIDREELLQIIKSIRAISGVPCEISAEDFANMVFDKIDINGDGELSYEEFMEGIQNDEMLLMTLTQNLDITHIVEIIQGEIRANN